The following are encoded together in the Desulfobotulus mexicanus genome:
- a CDS encoding YcjF family protein yields MNRIFKIIYEMLNPEKNSELKPAFQYSSDNLPTLWLLGKTGAGKSSLIQSVTGLDGVEIGNGFRPCTPTALRYVFPPEKPLMAFLDTRGLSEADYDPLEDIRVCGSASHALIVVMRAEDPEQSEVLRALAQIRSTGKIRDMLLVHTGIELIESIDERQRCIRHNKNQVEGVWGLADQVAVDFVGKDGRPAGIADLIHKLQEHLPVIAALFEEEMNAGVEEENFLKLKKEVMWYAGAAAATDVVPGLGLVSVPAIQSKMLHSLARQYGLEWNRTLLRDFFGAMGAGFALQYAAAFGRRQLVKLIPVYGQIIGGVSAGVTSYAFTYALGRVACMYFYGKNSGDPPSPEEMKERFDRVFARMTRVMHDKKD; encoded by the coding sequence GTGAATAGAATATTTAAGATAATATACGAAATGCTGAATCCTGAAAAAAACAGCGAGCTGAAACCTGCTTTTCAATACAGCAGCGATAATCTGCCTACCCTCTGGCTGCTGGGTAAAACAGGGGCTGGAAAATCTTCTCTTATTCAGTCTGTAACCGGCCTTGACGGGGTGGAGATAGGTAATGGCTTCAGGCCTTGCACACCTACGGCCCTGCGTTATGTGTTTCCTCCGGAAAAGCCCCTCATGGCCTTTCTTGATACCCGGGGGCTGTCCGAGGCAGACTATGATCCTTTGGAGGATATAAGGGTATGCGGGTCAGCCAGCCATGCCCTGATTGTTGTGATGCGGGCTGAAGATCCTGAACAGAGCGAGGTTCTCCGGGCCCTTGCTCAGATCCGTTCAACTGGCAAAATCCGGGATATGCTCCTTGTGCATACGGGCATTGAGCTTATTGAAAGTATTGATGAGAGGCAGCGCTGCATACGTCATAACAAAAATCAGGTGGAAGGGGTCTGGGGCCTTGCGGATCAGGTGGCCGTTGACTTTGTAGGGAAAGATGGCAGACCAGCGGGTATTGCAGACCTGATTCATAAGTTGCAGGAGCATCTGCCTGTTATTGCCGCCCTTTTTGAAGAGGAAATGAACGCTGGGGTGGAAGAGGAAAACTTTCTTAAGCTTAAAAAAGAAGTGATGTGGTACGCGGGTGCCGCAGCAGCAACAGATGTGGTGCCAGGTCTTGGGCTTGTTTCCGTTCCGGCCATCCAGTCCAAGATGTTGCACAGCCTTGCCAGGCAATATGGGCTGGAGTGGAACCGAACGCTTCTCAGGGATTTTTTCGGTGCCATGGGCGCAGGTTTTGCCCTGCAGTATGCCGCTGCCTTTGGCCGCAGACAGCTTGTGAAGCTCATACCCGTTTATGGTCAGATTATCGGCGGGGTGTCTGCGGGAGTTACCAGCTATGCTTTCACCTATGCTTTAGGCCGTGTGGCCTGCATGTATTTCTATGGAAAAAACAGCGGAGATCCCCCTTCTCCCGAAGAGATGAAGGAACGTTTTGACAGGGTTTTTGCCCGGATGACAAGGGTGATGCATGATAAAAAAGATTAA
- a CDS encoding PAS domain S-box protein — protein sequence MKRLNPASMNDGEHNMKKKLHPVFRIPPAIPLLLIMVTVVSAAGILYQYRASSTIRTAMEGLSAETTLRIADHLRNFLFLPGMINKMNADAMAKGLLHPDDQSMLEAYFFNQLQLFPQISSIYFGNTQGGLAHSGREFTKKTFYFMGNDNFRAGPFTKSLAEPDGRKGEILQFIPAFDARTRPWYKNALTHGKAVWSEVYILFTGDGLALSASQPVWDNENQLLGVVSVDIFLDHVHDFLSGMQIGKTGEAFIMDRSGNLLASSESGISIFQKNKDSVLEKTNVLKSTSSRIKNAGLSIYSHLDNLDHIKDIVSIQFTSDKEKYMLQVSPLQENSGIDWLICVIIPEKDYISKILSSQRNTFIIIVTALILSLITGRLIREREINFRNFFESIGDLVAVTRPSGQIIYTNTSLRQSLGYSREECHGMYIIDLYPEKLREEAKVILEAMLEGREESCFIPLMRKNGKKIAVEARIWRGEWNGKECIFGLAKDISVQVEAQKRFERIFQNNPALMALWMLPESRLTDVNEAFLQTLGYVKEDIMNKTPQELNLFPFPEQLDALTLRLNETGRVTNTEIQIQDSKGRRKDGIFSGDVISSHGKHYLLTVMVDISERKQAEIALEESRIVLESTNKALSEAIAETREMALKAERANMAKSEFLAHMSHEIRTPMNGVIGMGKLLMETPLTEKQKQYTEALRSSAVSLLGIINDILDLSKIEAGRMEMEIHDFSLDVLIENFMATMAPQARAKGLNFNCSKESDIPSRLAGDEGRIRQILNNLVGNAIKFTDKGSVSISISKDQQDAYGIILYFTIEDTGIGIPEHKQPLLFEKFSQVDRSTTRQYGGTGLGLAISRHLVLLMNGDIGVESRPGMGSRFWFYIRLKKADGEEVPVNENKKSTTGKDLLAKIHARILLVEDNVINQKVAIGFLQNLGFSPKAVSNGLEALDALKNEPWDLVLMDIQMPLMDGLEATRCIRHPKSRVLNPAIPIIAMTAHAMQDDRERCLNAGMNDYITKPLNPEALTTALLKWLPETPGIWEKETGTLSDWNDKNKIWNKNKLKEFLGDDLETIGIIIKEFMDTAPAQVAAIIELIEKNDPDAVHFEAHSLKGVAAHMGAETLSDIAFDMEKKAKLRDLEGCRKLQGLLQQATDELLEYMKPEVS from the coding sequence ATGAAGCGGTTAAACCCAGCATCCATGAATGACGGAGAGCATAATATGAAAAAAAAACTTCATCCAGTTTTTCGGATTCCACCCGCAATACCTCTGCTTCTGATTATGGTCACCGTTGTTTCTGCAGCTGGCATCCTTTATCAATACCGGGCCTCCAGCACCATACGCACAGCCATGGAAGGACTTTCTGCAGAAACCACCCTGCGCATTGCAGACCACCTGCGAAACTTTCTCTTTCTGCCTGGAATGATCAACAAAATGAATGCCGATGCCATGGCCAAAGGCCTTCTCCATCCCGATGATCAGAGCATGCTGGAAGCATATTTTTTCAACCAGCTTCAGCTTTTTCCTCAAATAAGCAGTATTTATTTCGGTAATACCCAAGGTGGCCTGGCCCATAGCGGCAGAGAATTTACAAAAAAAACTTTCTACTTCATGGGTAATGATAATTTCAGAGCCGGGCCCTTCACAAAATCCCTTGCAGAACCGGACGGCCGCAAAGGAGAAATTCTCCAGTTCATACCTGCCTTTGATGCCAGAACAAGGCCATGGTATAAAAATGCCCTGACCCATGGAAAAGCCGTATGGAGTGAAGTTTACATTCTTTTTACCGGAGACGGACTGGCCCTTTCCGCAAGCCAACCCGTATGGGACAACGAAAATCAGCTTCTCGGTGTGGTTTCTGTGGATATTTTTCTGGATCACGTCCATGATTTTCTGTCGGGCATGCAGATAGGTAAAACAGGAGAAGCCTTTATAATGGATCGCTCCGGCAATCTTCTTGCCTCGTCAGAGTCTGGCATCAGTATTTTCCAGAAAAACAAAGATTCTGTTTTGGAAAAAACCAATGTTCTGAAAAGTACCTCCAGCCGGATAAAAAACGCTGGACTGTCCATATACAGCCACCTTGATAATCTTGACCATATTAAAGACATTGTCAGCATACAGTTCACAAGCGACAAAGAAAAATATATGCTTCAGGTCTCACCTCTTCAGGAAAACAGCGGTATAGACTGGCTGATCTGTGTCATTATCCCGGAAAAAGACTATATCAGCAAAATTCTAAGCTCCCAAAGAAACACCTTTATAATAATTGTAACAGCCCTCATCCTCTCCCTCATCACAGGCAGACTGATACGTGAAAGGGAGATAAATTTCCGCAATTTTTTTGAAAGCATAGGGGATCTTGTGGCTGTAACAAGACCCAGCGGCCAAATTATCTACACCAATACAAGCCTGCGCCAAAGCCTTGGATACAGCCGGGAAGAATGCCATGGCATGTATATCATTGACCTTTATCCCGAAAAACTCCGGGAGGAGGCAAAGGTCATTCTGGAAGCCATGCTGGAGGGAAGAGAGGAAAGCTGTTTTATCCCCCTGATGAGAAAAAACGGAAAAAAAATTGCTGTGGAAGCACGAATCTGGCGGGGAGAATGGAATGGAAAAGAATGCATTTTCGGCCTTGCCAAGGACATCAGTGTACAGGTGGAAGCCCAAAAGCGTTTTGAGCGGATTTTCCAGAACAATCCTGCACTCATGGCCCTCTGGATGCTGCCGGAAAGCCGCCTTACGGACGTAAATGAAGCCTTCCTGCAAACCCTTGGCTACGTAAAGGAAGACATAATGAACAAAACTCCGCAGGAGCTGAACCTTTTTCCCTTTCCAGAACAACTGGATGCACTTACCCTGCGCCTCAATGAAACAGGAAGGGTTACTAACACGGAAATACAAATTCAAGACAGCAAAGGACGACGAAAAGACGGTATTTTTTCTGGGGATGTAATTTCCAGCCATGGAAAACACTACCTTCTTACGGTCATGGTGGATATAAGTGAACGCAAGCAGGCAGAAATTGCCCTTGAGGAATCAAGAATTGTTCTGGAAAGCACCAACAAGGCCTTAAGCGAAGCCATTGCAGAAACCCGTGAGATGGCCCTGAAAGCCGAAAGGGCCAACATGGCCAAAAGCGAATTCCTTGCCCACATGAGCCATGAAATCCGTACCCCCATGAATGGAGTCATCGGCATGGGCAAGCTTCTCATGGAAACCCCCCTCACGGAAAAACAAAAGCAATATACAGAAGCACTTCGCAGCAGCGCCGTGTCCCTTCTGGGTATCATAAATGATATTCTTGATCTTTCAAAGATTGAAGCCGGCAGAATGGAAATGGAAATACATGACTTCAGTCTGGACGTACTGATTGAAAACTTTATGGCCACCATGGCTCCTCAGGCACGGGCAAAGGGGCTGAACTTTAACTGCTCAAAGGAGAGCGACATCCCCTCCCGTCTGGCGGGTGATGAAGGCCGCATCCGGCAGATTCTGAACAATCTTGTGGGCAATGCCATCAAATTCACCGATAAAGGCAGCGTATCCATCTCCATATCCAAAGACCAGCAGGATGCATACGGGATAATACTGTATTTCACCATAGAGGATACGGGCATTGGTATTCCAGAACATAAACAGCCCCTTCTCTTTGAAAAATTCAGTCAGGTGGACAGATCCACCACCAGACAATACGGCGGGACAGGTCTTGGTCTGGCCATTTCAAGACATCTGGTACTGCTCATGAATGGTGATATCGGCGTAGAAAGCCGTCCTGGAATGGGTTCCAGATTCTGGTTTTACATCCGTCTGAAAAAAGCAGATGGAGAAGAAGTACCGGTAAATGAAAACAAAAAAAGCACCACAGGAAAAGATCTCCTTGCAAAAATCCATGCCCGCATTCTTCTAGTGGAAGACAATGTGATCAACCAGAAGGTTGCCATCGGTTTCTTACAGAATCTAGGATTTTCACCAAAAGCCGTATCCAATGGCCTGGAAGCGCTGGATGCCCTCAAAAATGAACCATGGGATCTTGTCCTCATGGACATACAGATGCCCCTCATGGATGGCCTTGAAGCCACAAGATGCATCAGGCACCCTAAATCCCGCGTACTTAATCCTGCCATACCCATAATTGCCATGACAGCCCACGCCATGCAGGATGACAGGGAAAGATGCCTGAATGCTGGAATGAACGATTATATAACCAAACCACTGAATCCGGAGGCCCTCACAACGGCCTTGCTGAAATGGCTGCCCGAAACCCCTGGAATATGGGAAAAAGAAACAGGTACTCTGTCCGACTGGAATGATAAAAACAAAATATGGAATAAAAACAAGCTGAAAGAGTTCCTTGGTGACGACCTTGAAACCATAGGCATCATTATAAAGGAGTTCATGGATACCGCCCCTGCACAGGTTGCAGCAATCATAGAACTCATCGAAAAAAACGATCCGGATGCCGTACATTTTGAAGCCCACAGCCTCAAGGGCGTTGCTGCCCATATGGGTGCAGAAACCCTTTCTGACATAGCCTTTGATATGGAAAAAAAAGCAAAGCTCAGAGACCTTGAAGGATGCAGGAAGTTACAGGGGCTTCTCCAACAGGCCACGGACGAGCTTCTGGAATACATGAAACCAGAAGTATCTTGA
- a CDS encoding ATP-binding protein — MSIKKHPPHTNTPRQKPSGWFNRSLFFLHRKRKPSSYHPQPSQQSQKPEPIINFSRNFFHHAPVGIFCTTAEGRPLDVNRAMARILGFDQPEEVIDHYLDLASELYLQTEMRETLLQILLKKRKIQDFEFQAKTRDGRHIWLSINARMRTLKDKNLLIEGFCTEITSRKHTEKALLLQSRLQKLLMEIAATYINLPLENLNSTIQVSLGDMAIFVEADRSYICSYDFPNQICTNTHEWCAEGIEPQIHLLQAVPFSAMEDWIEAHAKGAIVHIPDVSALPRGGARDVLEPQDIKSLLAVPMMHMETCLGFIGFDSVRKHHNYSDMEQKLLTLFAQMLVNIGLRKQSDKEQQLLQAQLLQAQKMESVGRLAGGVAHDFNNMLSVILGHSELALDDLAPDSPVHNDLLQIRQAAHRSADLIRQLLAFARKQTAIPKILDLNKTISGMLKMLHRLIGEDIQLRWLPEEGLWPVMMDPGQIDQILANLCVNARDAIDNTGEISIRTKKGLFDINHIPPEKGFIPGEYVVLSVHDTGSGMEPEILSHLFEPFFTTKAPGKGTGLGLATIYGIVKQNGGYIDVRSRPSEGTSFSVYLPRYEGLPEESHPEESRVPPGSPHETILLAEDEPAILKMNQRVLEGLDYTVLAAPNPEMALTLAKSQKIDLLITDVIMPDMNGKDLADTLKELHPKLRTIFTSGYTADVIDRHGVLNQGVHFIQKPFTRKILGCKVREVLDEAVKPSIHE; from the coding sequence ATGTCCATAAAAAAACACCCCCCCCATACGAATACCCCCAGGCAAAAACCTTCGGGCTGGTTCAACAGATCCCTTTTTTTTCTTCATCGGAAAAGAAAACCTTCCAGCTATCATCCCCAGCCCTCCCAACAAAGCCAAAAGCCTGAACCCATAATTAACTTCAGTAGAAATTTTTTCCACCATGCTCCTGTGGGTATTTTCTGCACCACAGCTGAAGGCAGGCCCCTGGATGTAAACAGGGCAATGGCTCGAATTTTAGGATTTGATCAACCGGAAGAAGTTATAGACCATTATCTTGATCTGGCATCGGAGCTGTATCTTCAAACGGAAATGAGGGAGACCCTGTTACAGATCCTGCTGAAAAAAAGAAAAATTCAGGATTTTGAATTTCAGGCAAAAACCAGAGACGGAAGACATATATGGCTTAGCATCAACGCCCGCATGCGGACACTTAAAGATAAAAATCTCCTTATTGAAGGCTTCTGCACAGAGATTACATCTAGAAAGCATACGGAAAAAGCCCTGCTCCTCCAGTCTCGTCTGCAAAAACTCCTTATGGAAATTGCAGCCACCTATATCAACCTTCCCCTTGAAAATCTCAATTCAACCATCCAGGTCTCTCTGGGGGACATGGCTATTTTTGTTGAAGCAGACCGCTCCTACATATGTTCATATGATTTCCCGAATCAAATCTGTACCAACACCCATGAATGGTGTGCAGAAGGCATAGAGCCCCAGATACATCTTTTGCAGGCGGTACCCTTTTCCGCCATGGAAGACTGGATAGAAGCCCATGCAAAAGGAGCCATAGTACATATTCCCGATGTCAGTGCCCTGCCAAGAGGTGGCGCAAGGGATGTACTGGAGCCCCAGGACATCAAAAGCCTGCTGGCCGTTCCCATGATGCATATGGAAACATGCCTTGGCTTTATCGGATTTGATTCCGTCCGCAAGCACCACAACTACTCAGACATGGAACAGAAACTCCTTACCCTCTTTGCCCAGATGCTTGTCAATATTGGCCTCAGAAAACAATCGGACAAAGAACAGCAACTGCTGCAGGCCCAGCTTCTGCAGGCCCAGAAAATGGAATCCGTTGGCCGCCTCGCAGGTGGCGTGGCCCATGACTTCAATAATATGCTCAGCGTCATTCTGGGTCACTCTGAGTTGGCGCTGGATGATCTTGCACCGGACAGTCCTGTACATAACGATCTGCTGCAAATACGTCAGGCAGCCCACCGTTCTGCGGATCTGATACGCCAGCTCCTGGCCTTTGCAAGGAAACAAACGGCCATACCAAAAATTCTGGATCTGAACAAAACCATTTCAGGTATGCTGAAAATGCTGCACAGACTCATTGGTGAGGATATTCAGCTGAGATGGCTTCCCGAAGAAGGCCTGTGGCCCGTCATGATGGATCCTGGTCAGATTGATCAGATTCTGGCCAACCTCTGCGTCAATGCAAGAGACGCCATAGACAATACAGGTGAAATATCCATCCGGACCAAAAAAGGCCTTTTTGACATAAACCATATCCCTCCGGAAAAGGGTTTTATTCCCGGAGAGTACGTAGTGCTGAGCGTCCATGACACAGGCTCAGGCATGGAGCCTGAAATCCTTAGTCACCTTTTCGAACCCTTTTTCACCACCAAGGCTCCGGGCAAAGGCACGGGTCTTGGACTTGCAACAATCTACGGTATTGTCAAACAGAATGGAGGCTACATTGATGTCCGGAGCAGACCCTCAGAAGGCACTTCCTTTTCCGTATATCTGCCCCGGTATGAAGGTCTGCCCGAAGAAAGCCATCCGGAAGAGTCCCGTGTTCCCCCTGGAAGTCCCCATGAAACCATACTCCTTGCAGAAGACGAACCCGCCATACTTAAAATGAACCAGCGGGTTCTTGAAGGTCTCGACTATACAGTTCTGGCAGCACCAAACCCTGAAATGGCCCTGACGCTGGCCAAAAGTCAAAAAATAGACCTGCTCATCACAGATGTTATCATGCCCGACATGAATGGAAAGGATCTGGCCGACACCCTAAAGGAACTCCACCCGAAGCTCAGAACCATTTTCACCTCAGGCTACACGGCAGATGTCATCGACAGGCATGGTGTGCTGAATCAGGGAGTGCACTTTATCCAGAAACCCTTTACCCGTAAAATTTTAGGGTGCAAGGTCAGGGAGGTGCTGGATGAAGCGGTTAAACCCAGCATCCATGAATGA
- a CDS encoding GTPase → MIKKIKGYQAMARLMDRFFPLMLASAFMPVFVLAGFGLYAVFAGGYFLYFALVLLVLSLFMTLVMFIAARRGRQKTKAITVDTELLAEEDLPLHWLPQDREVYLSLVPEIRDLIQERPEWIRFHEQGLEVLRRVARHYGRAGKHGEWAFTLPEILAVGETISRRYRKVLKEHVPGIDHVRISSFFLIHDQKERFRKGKRIYDVYRALRLLTPEGWIAELRSYIFRQVFSEMSEEVQQKLRYLFLVEVLRTGIDLYGGHFRLDQEELGESKAAKKDKKRLALPPEPMRICMLGQVSAGKSTLINALTGAMQAEVDALPATDRGQVYRCRMEDGQVLNMVDLPGLDGSEAGQKALLEEIVSCDLVLWVVRANQPARKLDVDFLNKLHSWQAEEKNRTRRLPVMLCVLHQVDRLAAPGKWQPPSDLNDGSAMAGIIADALDYNLSLLKVDEIIPLALPASGPPFNLEALKSAMQVHCMGAVHVQMNRRRLDTATFSVKKEWERMKSGFTGLFHIWRDVEEKDSSTGSSDSS, encoded by the coding sequence ATGATAAAAAAGATTAAGGGATATCAGGCCATGGCCCGGCTCATGGACAGATTTTTCCCCCTGATGCTGGCTTCTGCCTTTATGCCCGTATTCGTGCTGGCCGGTTTTGGTCTCTATGCGGTGTTTGCTGGCGGTTATTTTCTTTATTTTGCCCTTGTTCTTCTGGTTTTAAGCCTGTTTATGACCCTTGTCATGTTTATTGCAGCAAGGCGGGGCAGGCAGAAGACAAAAGCCATAACTGTGGATACCGAGCTTCTGGCAGAAGAGGATCTGCCTTTGCACTGGCTGCCCCAGGACAGGGAAGTTTACCTCAGTCTTGTTCCTGAGATAAGGGATCTGATTCAGGAAAGACCGGAGTGGATAAGGTTTCACGAGCAGGGACTGGAGGTTCTCAGGCGGGTGGCCCGCCACTACGGCAGGGCAGGAAAGCATGGAGAATGGGCCTTTACCCTGCCTGAAATTCTGGCGGTGGGTGAAACCATCAGCAGGCGTTACAGAAAAGTGCTCAAGGAGCATGTCCCCGGCATTGATCATGTAAGAATTTCCTCTTTTTTTCTTATCCATGATCAGAAGGAACGCTTCCGGAAGGGAAAGCGTATTTATGATGTTTACCGTGCCCTGCGGCTCCTTACCCCGGAGGGCTGGATAGCCGAGCTGCGCAGTTATATCTTTCGTCAGGTTTTCAGTGAAATGAGCGAAGAGGTGCAGCAGAAGCTGCGCTATCTCTTTCTTGTGGAAGTGCTTAGGACTGGCATTGATCTCTATGGCGGTCATTTCCGGCTGGATCAGGAAGAACTTGGGGAATCCAAAGCCGCAAAGAAAGATAAAAAACGTCTGGCCCTGCCGCCCGAGCCCATGCGTATCTGTATGCTGGGGCAGGTGAGTGCCGGTAAATCCACCCTTATCAATGCACTGACAGGAGCCATGCAGGCGGAAGTGGATGCCCTTCCGGCAACGGACAGGGGGCAGGTATACCGCTGCCGCATGGAGGACGGGCAGGTTCTCAACATGGTGGATCTTCCCGGCCTGGATGGCAGTGAGGCAGGGCAGAAAGCCCTTCTGGAAGAAATTGTGAGCTGCGATCTTGTCCTTTGGGTAGTGAGGGCGAATCAGCCAGCCCGGAAACTGGATGTGGATTTTTTGAATAAGCTGCATTCCTGGCAGGCTGAAGAAAAAAACAGGACGAGGAGGCTGCCTGTCATGCTTTGTGTGCTGCATCAGGTGGACAGGCTGGCAGCACCGGGGAAATGGCAGCCCCCTTCAGACCTCAATGATGGCTCAGCAATGGCTGGCATCATCGCCGATGCTCTGGATTATAATCTTTCCCTCCTTAAGGTGGATGAAATTATACCCCTTGCCCTGCCCGCATCCGGACCTCCTTTCAATCTGGAGGCCCTGAAGTCTGCCATGCAGGTGCATTGCATGGGAGCTGTGCATGTGCAGATGAACAGAAGGCGGCTGGATACGGCTACCTTTTCCGTGAAAAAAGAATGGGAGCGGATGAAAAGCGGTTTTACCGGGCTCTTTCATATTTGGCGGGATGTGGAAGAAAAGGATTCTTCGACCGGCAGTTCTGATTCATCCTGA
- a CDS encoding calcium/sodium antiporter — protein sequence MVYLQLVIGLALLLKGADLLVNGAISIARRFQIPSIVIGLTIVALGTSLPELFVNIYASVTDNPGIAVGNVLGSNIANTLLVLGLAAAISPLRVQKGTVWAEIPLSLLGGVMLAVAVNDIFFDGALRNELTRTDGLAFLGFFLIFSYYSFNLSQSKGNDRPLEPPSEAFYGPLKSWIYVIAGMVGLGLGGDWIVDSAVIIARDFNVADDIIGLTIVAIGTSLPELATSAMAAWRGNAAIAVGNVVGSNIFNIFFVLGISASIKALPFSMHNNVDIAVVIISNILLFIFMFTGRRCYINRWEGIFMLFLYAAYIASLCMRNGSFAS from the coding sequence ATGGTCTATCTGCAACTGGTCATCGGCCTGGCTCTGCTCCTCAAGGGAGCCGATCTCCTTGTGAATGGTGCCATCAGCATTGCCCGCCGTTTTCAGATTCCCAGTATCGTCATCGGCCTGACCATTGTTGCCCTTGGCACCTCCCTGCCGGAGCTGTTTGTCAATATTTACGCCAGCGTTACAGATAATCCCGGCATTGCCGTGGGCAATGTACTGGGCAGCAACATAGCCAATACGCTACTGGTTCTGGGTCTGGCAGCTGCCATTTCTCCACTAAGGGTACAAAAAGGAACTGTCTGGGCAGAAATCCCCCTGAGCCTTCTTGGCGGAGTCATGCTGGCAGTTGCCGTAAACGATATTTTCTTTGACGGTGCCCTGCGCAATGAACTGACCCGTACCGACGGCCTTGCCTTTCTGGGATTCTTTCTCATTTTTTCCTATTATTCATTCAATCTTTCCCAGAGCAAGGGAAATGACCGTCCGCTGGAACCACCTTCGGAAGCCTTTTACGGTCCCCTTAAATCCTGGATATATGTCATCGCCGGGATGGTGGGGCTGGGGCTGGGGGGAGACTGGATTGTGGATTCTGCGGTGATAATTGCAAGGGATTTCAATGTTGCAGACGATATAATAGGCCTTACCATTGTGGCCATCGGCACTTCCCTGCCGGAACTGGCCACCTCTGCAATGGCAGCCTGGCGAGGCAATGCAGCCATTGCTGTTGGCAATGTCGTAGGTTCCAATATCTTCAACATCTTTTTTGTTTTAGGTATCAGTGCATCCATCAAAGCCCTTCCCTTTTCCATGCACAACAATGTGGACATTGCCGTTGTCATTATTTCCAATATCCTGCTCTTTATTTTCATGTTCACCGGCAGACGCTGTTACATCAACAGATGGGAAGGAATCTTCATGCTTTTCCTGTACGCTGCTTATATAGCCAGCCTCTGCATGCGCAACGGTAGTTTTGCCTCCTGA
- a CDS encoding substrate-binding periplasmic protein has protein sequence MNRSFLLLICLMVLPLSSSAKTLEMLTDDFPPYSFQENGHISGICIDVIRNVFQDTAYDFHVQLFPFARAYAATRDGKNIFEFCVARTPEREDLFQWIGPVGPSYEGLIALRKRKDISIESDEDMSAYLIATVIEDVVDQHLSARQKELGLKLDKTSSYRQNMRKLMAERMDIWAGNIIAAFQLAKDLGHDPEELRVVYTFPDLYKDLYLVTGIKSDPELVEDLTRIFDNFVEKGNYEKIKEQFIKKYTSGYFDGKAE, from the coding sequence ATGAACAGATCATTTTTATTGCTGATATGTCTTATGGTGCTGCCCCTTTCTTCGTCGGCAAAAACCCTTGAAATGCTTACGGACGATTTTCCTCCCTACAGTTTTCAGGAAAATGGCCATATATCCGGCATCTGCATTGATGTGATCCGAAATGTATTTCAGGATACGGCCTATGACTTCCATGTACAGCTTTTCCCCTTTGCCAGAGCCTATGCCGCCACCCGGGACGGAAAAAACATCTTTGAATTCTGTGTGGCCAGAACACCGGAAAGGGAAGATCTTTTCCAATGGATAGGACCTGTGGGTCCCTCCTATGAAGGCCTGATTGCCCTCAGGAAAAGAAAGGACATAAGCATTGAATCCGATGAGGATATGTCTGCATATCTAATCGCAACTGTCATTGAGGATGTGGTGGACCAGCACCTTTCTGCCAGACAGAAAGAGCTGGGACTCAAGCTGGATAAAACATCAAGCTACAGGCAGAACATGAGAAAGCTTATGGCAGAACGCATGGATATATGGGCTGGTAATATCATCGCAGCTTTTCAGCTGGCAAAGGATCTGGGTCATGATCCGGAAGAACTTAGGGTGGTTTACACCTTTCCCGATCTTTATAAAGACCTATACCTTGTTACCGGCATAAAAAGTGATCCGGAGCTGGTGGAAGATCTAACCCGGATTTTTGATAATTTTGTAGAAAAAGGGAATTATGAAAAAATAAAAGAGCAGTTTATAAAAAAATATACTTCCGGATATTTTGATGGGAAAGCAGAATAA
- a CDS encoding transporter substrate-binding domain-containing protein, with protein MRRVLLVMFTIFFIAMPCFAGGVVSMASDPWPPFADPAHPHGGLSVEIAKAAFGTQGYTVTMEFMPWARVIQTVSLGELDLVAGAWMSDERKENFMFSEPFLINEIRFIKRKGDPFKYSGLETLPGLKVGVIRSYSYSDEFMNYPGVIIEPVNNFITNIRKLVAGRIDLTLEDEIVGMNSLSILDPALAGNIEFTGPSLASKPLYVLSGLKNPRHKEIIEAFNKGLKEIKANGTYDRIMASYGMKQL; from the coding sequence ATGAGGCGTGTTCTTCTTGTGATGTTTACGATATTTTTTATTGCCATGCCTTGTTTTGCAGGCGGGGTTGTGAGTATGGCTTCTGACCCTTGGCCGCCGTTTGCAGATCCTGCGCATCCTCATGGCGGGCTCTCTGTTGAGATTGCAAAGGCTGCTTTTGGAACTCAGGGGTACACTGTCACTATGGAATTTATGCCTTGGGCGCGCGTTATCCAAACGGTCAGTCTCGGTGAGCTTGACCTTGTAGCTGGCGCATGGATGTCAGATGAGCGCAAGGAAAATTTTATGTTTAGCGAGCCTTTCCTGATCAACGAGATAAGGTTTATAAAAAGAAAGGGAGATCCCTTTAAGTACAGCGGTCTTGAAACTCTGCCTGGGCTTAAGGTAGGAGTAATTCGTTCTTACTCTTACAGTGATGAGTTCATGAATTATCCGGGGGTTATCATAGAGCCGGTTAACAACTTTATAACCAACATTCGTAAGCTGGTAGCCGGAAGAATTGACCTTACTTTGGAAGATGAAATAGTTGGCATGAACAGTCTTTCGATATTGGATCCGGCATTAGCGGGTAATATTGAGTTCACAGGACCCTCCCTTGCAAGCAAACCCCTCTATGTACTATCGGGTCTTAAGAATCCGAGGCACAAAGAAATTATCGAAGCTTTTAACAAGGGTCTTAAAGAGATCAAAGCAAATGGAACATATGACCGCATCATGGCTTCCTATGGTATGAAGCAGCTGTAA